One genomic segment of Meiothermus sp. QL-1 includes these proteins:
- the glgP gene encoding alpha-glucan family phosphorylase: MSPLGRLTVMPSLPEPLRGLRELAYNLWWSWNPEAQQLFETINPSHWKRFRANPVRALLEADPARLAALAENAAYVGAVQATVARFQQYCSSRSKRPPRVAYFSMEYGFHESLPIYSGGLGILAGDHIKSASDLGLDLIGVGLFYHEGYFRQELTPEGQQREVYEELRAEELPLQPVLKDGKPIKVGVEFPERMVYITAYRLEVGTIPVYLMSTRLPENRPEDQALTARLYAPGQEMRIEQEMILGIGGVRLLRALGIEPEVWHMNEGHAAFLGLERIREKVAAGYSFAEALEATAAGALFTTHTPVPAGHDTFPFELVERYLGGWWEKLGISKEAFLALGREEKSYGPVYSMSNLALHTSRAAGGVSALHGQVSRAMFQHLWKGLEPEEVPIGHITNGVHTLTFLHPEMHALYARAFPKTWAARLHDPAEWTVERLEEDELWRVRNRLRARLIEEVRERLAEQRRRNGELPARVRAAAKVLDPSVLTIGFARRFATYKRAILMFADPERLVSIMNGPLPVQFVFAGKAHPKDEPGKEFIKKLAEKIRSLGLEDRMILLENYDIGLARALVQGVDVWLNTPRRPMEASGTSGMKAALNGALNFSVLDGWWAEAFNTTNGWAIGDERSYESEEAQDHADAQSFYDTLQYEVIPLFYARGAVGTPSGWLAMVRDSIRTCGPIYSAQRMVSEYHQKFYTPLAQRSARLMGEEGRLLKAIASWKTQVQQHWEGVRIWVENPNPGPPLKVRAWVQAHGIPLETLRVELVVRRHSGELEVVLLQPSGQNGEAWLYSGSYQPARPGSYTYGVRVVAAHPELSSPREVAFVKWAGTVVEEPAGTTG; this comes from the coding sequence ATGAGTCCCCTAGGCCGCCTTACCGTGATGCCCAGCCTGCCCGAGCCCCTCCGGGGCCTGCGCGAGCTGGCCTACAACCTGTGGTGGAGCTGGAACCCTGAGGCCCAACAGCTATTCGAGACCATTAACCCCTCGCACTGGAAGCGCTTCCGAGCCAACCCTGTGCGGGCCCTGCTCGAGGCCGACCCGGCCCGCCTGGCCGCGCTGGCCGAGAACGCCGCCTATGTGGGGGCGGTGCAGGCCACGGTGGCCCGCTTCCAGCAATATTGCAGCAGCCGCTCCAAACGCCCCCCCCGGGTGGCCTACTTCTCCATGGAGTACGGCTTCCACGAGTCGCTGCCCATTTATTCCGGAGGGCTGGGCATCCTGGCTGGTGACCACATCAAGTCGGCCTCCGACCTGGGGCTCGACCTAATCGGGGTGGGGCTCTTCTACCACGAGGGCTACTTCCGACAAGAGCTCACCCCCGAGGGCCAGCAGCGCGAGGTCTACGAGGAGTTGCGGGCCGAGGAGCTCCCCCTTCAGCCGGTGCTCAAGGACGGCAAACCCATAAAGGTTGGGGTGGAGTTCCCCGAGCGCATGGTTTACATAACCGCCTATCGGCTCGAGGTGGGCACCATCCCGGTCTACCTGATGAGCACCCGCCTGCCGGAGAACCGGCCCGAGGACCAGGCCCTCACCGCGAGGCTCTATGCCCCTGGCCAGGAGATGCGCATCGAGCAGGAGATGATCCTGGGCATCGGAGGGGTAAGGCTTTTGAGGGCTTTGGGAATAGAACCCGAGGTCTGGCATATGAACGAGGGCCACGCCGCCTTCTTGGGCCTAGAGCGCATCCGCGAAAAGGTGGCGGCCGGCTACTCCTTCGCCGAGGCCCTGGAGGCCACCGCCGCTGGGGCCCTCTTCACCACCCACACCCCGGTGCCCGCAGGACACGATACCTTCCCCTTCGAGCTGGTGGAGCGCTACCTGGGGGGCTGGTGGGAAAAACTCGGCATCAGCAAGGAGGCCTTCCTGGCCCTAGGGCGGGAGGAAAAAAGCTACGGCCCGGTCTACAGCATGTCCAACCTGGCCCTGCACACCTCCCGAGCGGCCGGAGGGGTCTCGGCCCTGCACGGCCAGGTCTCGCGGGCCATGTTCCAGCATCTCTGGAAGGGCCTGGAGCCTGAGGAGGTCCCCATTGGCCACATCACCAACGGTGTCCACACCCTCACCTTTCTGCACCCCGAGATGCATGCCCTCTACGCCCGGGCCTTCCCCAAGACCTGGGCTGCCCGGCTCCACGACCCCGCCGAGTGGACGGTGGAAAGGCTGGAAGAGGACGAGCTCTGGCGCGTTCGCAACAGGCTGAGGGCACGCCTGATCGAGGAGGTGCGCGAGCGGCTGGCCGAGCAGCGCCGCCGCAACGGGGAGCTTCCGGCCCGGGTCCGCGCCGCCGCCAAGGTGCTCGACCCCTCGGTCCTCACCATCGGCTTCGCCCGCCGCTTTGCCACCTACAAGCGGGCTATCCTGATGTTTGCCGACCCCGAGCGGCTGGTCTCCATTATGAACGGCCCCCTGCCGGTGCAGTTCGTCTTCGCCGGGAAAGCCCACCCCAAGGACGAGCCAGGCAAGGAGTTCATCAAGAAGCTGGCGGAGAAGATTCGCAGCCTGGGCCTCGAGGACAGGATGATTCTCCTGGAGAACTACGACATTGGCCTAGCCCGGGCCCTGGTGCAGGGGGTGGATGTCTGGCTCAACACCCCCCGCCGCCCCATGGAGGCCTCCGGCACCTCGGGAATGAAGGCGGCCCTGAACGGCGCCCTCAACTTCTCTGTGCTGGACGGCTGGTGGGCTGAGGCCTTTAACACCACCAACGGCTGGGCCATCGGGGATGAGCGCAGCTACGAGAGCGAGGAGGCCCAGGACCACGCCGATGCCCAGAGCTTCTACGACACCCTGCAATACGAGGTGATCCCGCTCTTCTACGCCCGGGGGGCTGTGGGCACCCCTTCGGGCTGGCTGGCCATGGTGCGGGACAGCATCCGCACCTGCGGCCCCATCTATTCGGCCCAGCGCATGGTGAGCGAGTACCACCAGAAGTTCTACACCCCCCTGGCCCAGCGGTCGGCCCGCCTGATGGGGGAAGAGGGCCGGCTTTTGAAGGCAATCGCTTCCTGGAAGACCCAGGTGCAGCAGCACTGGGAGGGGGTCCGGATCTGGGTGGAAAACCCCAACCCAGGCCCCCCCTTGAAGGTCCGGGCCTGGGTGCAGGCCCACGGTATTCCCCTCGAGACCCTGCGGGTGGAGCTGGTGGTGCGGCGCCACAGCGGGGAGCTCGAGGTGGTTCTCCTGCAGCCCAGCGGCCAGAATGGCGAGGCCTGGCTTTACAGCGGCAGCTACCAACCAGCCCGGCCCGGCAGCTACACCTACGGGGTGCGGGTGGTGGCAGCCCACCCCGAGCTTTCCAGCCCCCGCGAGGTGGCTTTTGTAAAGTGGGCCGGCACCGTGGTCGAGGAGCCTGCTGGGACCACTGGGTAA